The following nucleotide sequence is from Triticum dicoccoides isolate Atlit2015 ecotype Zavitan chromosome 7B, WEW_v2.0, whole genome shotgun sequence.
NNNNNNNNNNNNNNNNNNNNNNNNNNNNNNNNNNNNNNNNNNNNNNNNNNNNNNNNNNNNNNNNNNNNNNNNNNNNNNNNNNNNNNNNNNNNNNNNNNNNNNNNNNNNNNNNNNNNNNNNNNNNNNNNNNNNNNNNNNNNNNNNNNNNNNNNNNNNNtctattctgctaatattaacagaataactattctgcacaccacttccgcactgcacgctgaacgcaagtgcacgtcattctttgaaccaagtgtgctgcagtactcacaagagtgaacttctcgtcgaaaaaaacaacatgcgttattttttcggtactgttttcactctaattttttaacagtttatcggaatgaggcgtgtaatatactgttgaaaagctatggattaggcgcaacttcgatatgttgaacacttttcgagattccacacggtttaagagcagttttaaaaatggtgcggcccatgacgagtggcggcgagcgttttttcgcgatttcttctaaGCCGCTCGTGGGAATGAAGAAAACTatacaccgttggatagatatcatcgatgcgcatctttttcatatataaatgtttctctaattctttacggtttaagagcagtttcaaatttactaaatcgcggaattctgtttttcaaaaaaattcaaattttcggtactgttttcgctccagtttttgaaccattTGTCAAAACGAGGcatgtgatacgccgttggaaatctacgaacgaggcgcaactttcatatgttgaaatatttttgaaattccttacggttttaagttaattttgaaaatcgtgcggcggacgacgagtggcagcggcctttTTGGCGATTTTTTTTGCAAAGCGTTGGTCGGAATTATTaaaacgatacgccgttggaaagatatcgacgatacacaactctttcatgtagaacactctctttaATTCTTTATGGTTTAAGAGAAATTTCGAAATTAACAAAatacggacactctgtttttcgcgacaccaaaatcgACGTGTGCATTGCATCAGACAGAAAAATGCACTGCTTCggcctgaaaaccgcactgcatcagacgggctACCGAACTTCATTGTTTTTTTGTTGGATGTAATTTTTTCCAAGAAGAGAAGTGAATCAAGCTTCACATTGTGCGTAAGTGAACCGCAACACTATTGAGAAGTGAACCACATTACTTTTTATTGCCGTTTCTGTAATATTTTTCTGCACTTACGAGATGAACATCATAAGGCGGCCGACCGCACTGCTTTAGACGGAAAACCGCACTGTAAATGTCTACAAAGGAAACTGCATTATTACTTTTTTTTTTGCTAACATTTCCTTTTTGTAATGTCATCTAAACTGCGAGGCCGAGTGTAGTAAACCACATGCAGCGACGAAGTGCACTGCAACTCCCAATGCATTTTACCTTTTCTTAACACACGACCAAAGGAGCGAACCACATCAACTCCCAATGTATGTTACCTTTTCTGAACACACGACAAAGGAGCGAACCACATCGCACAAAGGACGAACCTCTCCAAGAGTTACATGGGTCGGACATCGAAAAAGAGTGATATATGTATACAAAGGCAACAATTGGACCGCTCTATCAAAATAAGAGAACAGCCACGCGATGGCGAGATGAACTGCTAAAAAAAGATAATTTGCCCCGCTTAAAAATACAATCAGGTGAACTTCTCATGCACTTCTCGTGCGCCGTGGGGGCTCGGACGCTGGAGAAGGGCTCGGGTTACCGCAATGCCGTGGACACCGCACTGCACTCACGCACAGCGAACTGCATTTTTGGTCGTGGAGGGCTGCACGCAAGTTTTATCAACTCTCACATGGCTCGCAAAATCTGAAAACTCTGAAAAAACTGGACTGCACATTGCCAAAATCTAAagaaaaaatgcaaataaaataagtGGATGGCACGCCCGCTACTGCTCTTCCATCATCGCCACCATTTGACGGTGGATTTGCCATGGAGGAGACCACCTCCCCACTGCCGTTGCTGCTTCACAGTTTTCTGGTCACCattgagaggagaggagaggacgtgGAGGAAGGGCCCCGACCCGCGGTGAACCTGCACGCGTAAGAGATGAGGTCAGAAATCGGTGGCGTGGCGAAATCCATGAGGTGTTGGGGCGGCAGTGCATCACCAGAGCTGACACGGATCCTCCTGCTCGTTGCCGTTGTGCCTAGGAGCCGCAGCGACCTCGCTGTAGAGCCTCGATTCAGTGTGCCTGAGGTGGGGGAGGCAGGGCCGCCCAAATCCAACGGAGAGAGAGAGCACAGAGGGAGGTGTACAGGTGTGCTTGTGACATACGGAGAAGGAGGCAACGTACGAGCGGCGGTCGACATGGCCGAGCTCGCAGGAGGCCGTTGGCCACAGGGTTGGACGGGGATCTGACCCGAGCACCATTCTCCATGGGGGCGCGACGGAGGATGGAGAAGGTTGTTGGGGCGGCGGGGGTGGCTGGTGACGGGTGGATCCATGGGGGCAAAGGGTTGGTGGCGGCGCATGGGCCCCGTGGCGGTGGAGGGGATGGTGGGGTGGCTTCTTCccatggcggtggaggggatgGCGGGCGGAGGAGGCTTTGGAGGCCGGCCGTGGCAACCGAGCTGCACGGGGCAGGCAACCGAGCTGCACCGGGCTGGCAGCGCGGCTAGGGGAGGAGACCTCGCCAGAGCAGGGGGGCTGGACAGGAGCCGGGGCGGCCATGGATCTGAAGCAGGCGGGGCATGGCGGGGAGGCCGCCGTGGGTAGCAGGGGATCCACGCACGCGGATGCACGAGGTGGAGAGGAGCGCCAGTGTCACCTGGATATGGTTGTAGGCGGCGGCGCGACGGTCGTGTCGGGGCAAGAGGTCGCCGGCGGTCGCGCATCTGGGCTGCTCGGACACCAGGGGAAGGTAGTGGGGATGGGGCGGAGTGGATCCAGGATGGGCCGGCGCTAGGTGGGGGCGTGGCGGCGGTGGGAGGTTGCCTCCATGCGGTGTTCTTGGTGGGCGGAACCGGGGTGGAGAGAGGTGGCCGTGGGAGGAGAGAGGTGGCCGTGGTGGGGTGGAACCGGGGTGGGGGATCGTGTGTGTGGAAGGGAGACGGGTGCGGGTCCTgcggggaagaaggtggggtgGATTGGGGGTCTGTTTCCAGTCCAGTAGTATGGTTCNNNNNNNNNNNNNNNNNNNNNNNNNNNNNNNNNNNNNNNNNNNNNNNNNNNNNNNNNNNNNNNNNNNNNNNNNNNNNNNNNNNNNNNNNNNNNNNNNNNNNNNNNNNNNNNNNNNNNNNNNNNNNNNNNNNNNNNNNNNNNNNNNNNNNNNNNNNNNNNNNNNNNNNNNNNNNNNNNNNNNNNNNNNNNNNNNNNNNNNNNNNNNNNNNNNNNNNNNNNNNNNNNNNNNNNNNNNNNNNNNNNNNNNNNNNNNTATTAGCTAGtgttgttgttggtgatgatatgatgcaagaattTTTATATTaatacgatgatgatgatgaattatAATATAATTTatggaaggaaaaacaaaaggaaaacaatctctaaattaaatggaaaacacaaaattaaaggaaaaataaataataaaaccaaaacccctAAACATTTTAGTGTCGGTTGGtggtacaaaccggtactaaaggtccccacgTCCCCGACGCTGGCTCCTGCCACGTGATGGccttttagtgccggttcgtactgaACCGAAACTAGGGGGGGGGTTagtcccacactttagtgccggttgccaAACCGACATTAAAGGCCCCTACGAACCGGTAATATAGCCCCGTTTACTACTTGTGTTGTACAAGAGCTAAAGGAGTCTATGAATCTGTTTGAGGATTGCTCAGTGAGATTTACTCGTCGCACAGCTAATACTGCTGCTCATAACTTAGCTAAAGAAGGCTACCTGAATAAGTTATGTTGAAACCTGGCTGGGACGCCCACTAGAGTGTGTTATTTCTGCTCTTGCTACGGATGTACCAGAATCTGAttaatctagtactccctccgtaaactaatataaaagcgtttagaatactaaagtagtgatctaaacacttttatattagtttacagagggagtagatatTTTCCTCTCAAAAAACAGACAGGCTAGTGTAAACCCCGAGCTAAATTCTAATTTGACGGTAATTGTGTTGCGCACCCACCAACCGATCGCCATCCATTCCTTTAACCCTTTCCTCACACACACAAGTGCTTGCTGGTTTGTGCTCCTAAATGCTTAAACACGGGAAGTCGGGAACACATTGCTGTCACCGTTTACCAACATTTCATTTTTTGCGCGTTTACTAGCATGGTATAATACTGTCTACAACATGATATTCGGATCTATGGATTTGCTAAATCTCAGGCGATTGAGAAGTTGTCTACTCTCAGTTGACCTTAGACGTGTtagatatttttatttttattttcaggaATTCTAAGACAAGACGGAATAAGTGGAAATATTCGCGCGAGAACTTTTTCTTGCCCGCTGCGAGACGTAACTCCGGCGCAGTTCTGGCGCGGCTCTACTAGCCGGCCCAATATTTTTACTGTTATGCGGGTTTGTTTTTTCTTTATATGGTTTTCGTATCAGTTTTTCAAAGTTTTGTATAAGTTTTCTTTGGGTTTTCTCGTTTCTtcctttgtttttttccttttttttttctccGGGCTTTtcggttttctttctttcatttactccaggttttttatttttcttttactgATTTTACACAACACATGTCTAATTTTTTCATACAcactgtacattttttgtataaatCATCAATATTGTTtagacatttttcatatacatgattaaaattttggaatatatgttgtgattccaaatttttcatatacattgtacattttttataGATGTAAAACATTTTCATACACATTAATAAAAATTATAATACATATTTTAAATTTTTTTGTTCAAGGTTGAACATTTTACAAACACAAGTGAACTATTTTGTTGAGTGATACATAACATTTCTTTAAACTATGCGATCATGTTTTAATAATGTATAAACAGCTTTTAAAAATGACAGAAACACATTTTTGAAACTgtgaacaatttttcaaatgtagctTTTTTTGTGAATTCTACAAAACAAAATTTTGAATTACTTGAATATTTATTTACAATTGCATAGGATTTTCTAAAAATGACAAGTACATTGTTTTCAATTTATGAACATTTGTAAGTGTTATATACATTTTTTAATGGTATGAAATTCTTTAAAAGTTGAACTAACATATTTTCACACTGCATGAGCAGTTTTTAATATGCGAtgaacactgtacaaaaaaataacTAACTTAATTTTGTATTTTAGGTATTTAGTACTATCAAAATATATAAGAagtaaaaaagaaaaagggaaacaaGTGTGTGACATCAGCATGACGAACCAACATGACTACTGTGCTAGCCTACTACCGGCTCCTTGTAGGCGAGCCGAGCTACTGTCTCCCATAGAGTGAGACATAGCCGCAACTCAAGATTCGTGCACAAAACAAAATTCTATGGTTGGTCCAGATGGTGTTAGGGGCTTCTCCGTGGCCCTTTTATTTACATATTCTGGGCCCATCATGTCCTCGtgcttttgtttgtttgttttgggCCCATCATGTCCTCTTGCCTTTGTTCTTTTCATTTTTCCTGAAGATAGAGATAGCCGTCGGTGTTGTTGAAGTAATTATGATTAATCCCTTTCTTGTTTAGAACATCGCAAGTCATGTTATGCCACATTAAGCAccatttttgcttttttatttcccCTCTTAATTCCAGttgttttccttttttccttttccttaACGAGAACCTTATTATCACTATTCACCTATGTAAAAAACATATTCCTTCCATTTGTAAATATGCATTGTGTGCGcgtggggggtggggggtgggggggtgcGTGTAGTTAAATTCCACATATCGATATGCCTAAATTGTGTCTTTTTCTATTGTGTGTTCCGCAAATGTACAACTTCACTAAGTAATTTTTTGCATATTTTAAATCATGTAATAATGCTATCATTACGTTAACGGTTGAACTTTTGATAGACTGAAGATATGCATAAATGTTTTGAGAAACTAACTataactaaaaatttcaaaaaaaatcatattttttattttaatatttCAAACATGACTGATCCAAAATGCATGTGTTTTAGCGATAATATTATTTTAATATTTTTACGATGTGCAGCATGTCTTCTATGTTTTTATTGGGACTATCATTTTAAAAATATGACATATCACTAATGGATGTTTTCTTTTGCTCTTGTTCAATTTTGTGGCAAGGGCTTGCACAAACGAATAAGTGAGTTGCAAATTTTATGACTAAAGAAATGACATGACTATTAACTTGTTATATTATAGTCAAAAAATTAACTTGTTATATTTATCTATCTTTGATTGTTGTACCTATGTTAGAATTTTGCTTTATATTATCTTATGCATGCATGTGCAATACACAACCATGAACTGCTCANNNNNNNNNNNNNNNNNNNNNNNNNNNNNNNNNNNNNNNNNNNNNNNNNNNNNNNNNNNNNNNNNNNNNNNNNNNNNNNNNNNNNNNNNNNNNNNNNNNNNNNNNNNNNNNNNNNNCAAGGTTTTTGTCAACATTAGTACATTGTCATGCATGGCCGTCCTAGAGACTTTCTTGTTCAAATCTTGTGCCCCATCCAACCTAACAAAAAGTATAGCTCAACAATGCAAACACACCGACACCTCTGAGCTTCCTATGGTAGATGTCATGGACGATGAAAAACCATCACTTGTATAAAACGCATCGACTGAGATTAACACAATTTCAGTCTACTAAGGAATAGACAGACTCTTGGAGCTACTGTGTAGCGAGGTGGCGACCATGAACATGGCCTCAAAAGTGGTTAATGGTATTATGTAAGGTGGTTTGTCAGATCGCTTTTGAGCATTTTGGCCATGAAAGTCGATCTTTCTCAGCTGCCTTGTGTGTAGCTAGCGATAAAACTTGTCCTTCGTAAAGATTATTGTTTTGGCGTAAAATATATTCCCTCTTTTGTCTTTAAAACCACATTTAAAAGAAAGCACATCTCCTTAAAAGAAAAACTATGGATGATCACCAACCCTTGTACAACCAGCTTATGACTAGCTTTATTGCAACACTCGTATGACTCAAGCGGGGGAGATGCTACACCTACGGACTAATTTATAAAGATATAAAGTTACATGACATCTCAGCTATCATCTTCCACGTTGGCNNNNNNNNNNNNNNNNNNNNNNNNNNNNNNNNNNNNNNNNNNNNNNNNNNNNNNNNNNNNNNNNNNNNNNNNNNNNNNNNNNNNNNNNNNNNNNNNNNNNNNNNNNNNNNNNNNNNNNNNNNNNNNNNNNNNNNNNNNNNNNNNNNNNNNNNNNNNNNNNNNNNNNNNNNNNNNNNNNNNNNNNNNNNNNNNNNNNNNNNNNNNNNNNNNNNNNNNNNNNNNNNNNNNNNNNNNNNNNNNNNNNNNNNNNNNNNNNNNNNNNNNNNNNNNNNNNNNNNNNNNNNNNNNNNNNNNNNNTCTATCTAAAATCTCACCAGAGGAGGATCATGTTCAATTATTCCACTTCCAAATTTGAAGAGATTATAACTATCCAACTTTCCAGCCCTCTCGGGTCGTGAGTGTCTGCTAGCGTCAGATCATCACTTTTGGACATTTTCAGTCGTCCGATTAGCTATTAATCCCGCTCAGCAAGCACTATCCATGCTGGTCCACTGCTCTGGTGACTACATTGGGCGGATGTTGTTAAACTGGGCCTGGTGAGCTTGCAACCAAGAAAACACAAGCCTCTGCATGACCCTCTTGCAAGGTCTCGGCTCTATGCAGCTCGACGTATTACAACCCATTTAGCTGGGCCTTTAGCACAGGAGGTGACCGGTTGCTCTGCTAAAGTAAAACAGAACAAGTCTATCGATGAGGGAAAGCGATGCAATTGGAAGCTAGGTCGTGGGTGCTTGGATTTCGTCTGCCACGGATCTAGAGTAATATTAGTAGTTCCAGACTCCAGTAATGACAATGGAGGTGCGCCTATTGCCAGCGGCCAATGGTGGAGGGGCGTTACAGATTTCCTGAGTAGTCTTCCTTTTAGTTCGGGTGTCTCTCCTATCGGTATGTCTCCTCACCTTCTTCCCTCCACAACTCTACCACAACACTATGCTTCTCCACTAGGTTGCACTTATATCTTCAACATTGATATCGTTTTCCCCTCCTCAACAACCTAAACTCCACCTAGTTGTTATCAGTTCTAATTTTGTTCTTCGCTATTCATTTGTTGCAAGTATTGTCATTACAATGAATTAATTGATTTGGGAATTCTTGGACAATTGCTACTTCCTCCGtagcataatataagagtgttttttacactagtgtagtgtgtcaaaaacgctcttatattatggaacggaggaggTACATTATTGTGATGTTGCATGAAGCATGATTGTGGACAATGATGCACCTTAAGCTGGCCATGCTGGTACAAGGTCATCTAAGATACTATAGGGATAGCGCCATGGATATATCTGTCCTAGATTAAGAATCTGGATCAGACATAGGGAACACAAAACCTGTTACTTGATTCACCAGACCATGATGACATAGATAAGTCTACCATATATGTCAAGGTCAAATCTTTGCCAATGCAATCGTCCTCAATGGATGAAGAGAGGTCACCGATAACAGAGTTAAAGAGTCCCGTTCAGATTCAAACTTGGGACATCGTGTCATCTGACTGCGTTTTCACCACATCTGACTGCGTTTTCACCACCGGGAGTGGTGGTTGCAGGCTAGGGTTGCCATACCCAAGCACTTTCGTAGGAATTTTGACACGGTGGTGATCTTGATGCATTGGAGGATATGGAAAGAAAGAAATTCCAGGATTTTTGATCAGGTGGCATGCTCGCCGTTCGGCGTCTTGGAGCGGGTAGTAGAAGATGTGGCCATGTGGAGGGCCGCCGGATGCAACGTTGATCTGGAAACTTAGTTGTTGGAGTGTTCCTGTCTTGAGAGGCCGGCCCTCATCTGGGTTGTTTTGTGATTTTAGTTGTTGCTCGGACGCTCCTGTTTTTGGGAGGCCGGCCTTACACAGGGCTGTTGTGTAGACTCTGAGTTCAGTCTAAGCTTCCTAGACTGTCCATGCTGTATTCTCTTTTCTATCTAATAAAGATCGGCCAACGGCCCTTCGTAGCACAAACAAAAAGGGTATTAAAAGGTCGGTTACCAATACTTCTACTGTCCTTTTCCCCTTTGTAAACTTAGTGTATTGTTTTTTTTGCATATCTCAGTTCCATGGCTGCACCTTATAGAAATAGATCTCTTGAACCGAGGTATCAGCCACATAAAATGGTGTGTCCTATCTAATCAATATCTACTAGGCTATGTCTCCACACTTtctaaaacaaacaaacaaagcaaAATTTCCGACATTTATTATCAAATAACTCAGGTCGTCCTCCTAGCAAGATATAATTCAAATCTCTTCACTCTATATGTTGTTTAGCTTGCAAGACTTCCATTACTAAAAATATATAGTTAATGCAAATTTTCTTTTAGTTCATACAAAATTAACTTTCATGTCCGCGCCTCCATATACTTATGATGGACCTTTCTTGGGAGTGAAGTAGAAGACTAGCTAAGCTAGTGCAGCCAATCATGTATGGATGCAGTCAAAGATTCAAATAGTCTTTCCCAAAGAAAACAATATTCACTTAGTCAAAGATTTGATTCCGACAAACAAAGGAACGGGGGT
It contains:
- the LOC119342176 gene encoding SH3 and multiple ankyrin repeat domains protein 1-like, with amino-acid sequence MAAPAPVQPPCSGEVSSPSRAASPVQLGCLPRAARLPRPASKASSARHPLHRHGKKPPHHPLHRHGAHAPPPTLCPHGSTRHQPPPPPQQPSPSSVAPPWRMVLGSDPRPTLWPTASCELGHVDRRSYVASFSVCHKHTCTPPSVLSLSVGFGRPCLPHLRHTESRLYSEVAAAPRHNGNEQEDPCQLWFTAGRGPSSTSSPLLSMVTRKL